In Streptomyces sp. NBC_00569, a single genomic region encodes these proteins:
- the truA gene encoding tRNA pseudouridine(38-40) synthase TruA yields MSDEVEPGFVRVRLDLSYDGKDFSGWAKQASGRRTVQGEIEDALKTVTRSAQTYELTVAGRTDAGVHARGQVAHVDLPEDVWAEHQDKLLRRLAGRLPHDVRVWKVAQAPSGFNARFAAVWRRYVYRVTDNPGGVDPLLRSHVLWHDWELDLDAMNAAAERLIGEHDFAAYCKRREGATTIRTLQELRWERSPDGILEATVRADAFCHNMVRSLVGAMLFVGDGHRPPDWPAKVLAAGVRDSAVHVVRPHGLTLEEVGYPADELLAARSKEARNKRTLPGAPFSEPGCC; encoded by the coding sequence CTCCGGGTGGGCGAAGCAGGCCAGCGGCCGGCGGACCGTGCAGGGTGAGATCGAGGACGCGCTGAAGACCGTGACCCGGTCAGCGCAGACGTACGAGCTGACCGTGGCCGGGCGGACCGACGCGGGGGTGCACGCGCGCGGGCAGGTCGCGCATGTCGATCTGCCGGAGGACGTCTGGGCCGAGCACCAGGACAAGCTCCTGCGCCGGCTCGCGGGGCGGCTGCCGCACGATGTGCGGGTGTGGAAGGTGGCTCAGGCGCCGAGCGGGTTCAACGCGCGCTTCGCCGCCGTGTGGCGTCGGTACGTGTACCGGGTGACCGACAACCCCGGCGGTGTCGATCCGCTGTTGCGCAGTCATGTGCTGTGGCACGACTGGGAGTTGGACCTGGACGCGATGAATGCGGCCGCGGAGAGGCTGATCGGGGAGCACGACTTCGCCGCGTACTGCAAGCGGCGCGAGGGCGCGACGACGATCCGTACGCTCCAGGAGCTGCGGTGGGAGAGGTCGCCCGACGGGATCCTCGAAGCGACGGTCCGGGCCGACGCGTTCTGCCACAACATGGTGCGCTCGCTGGTCGGCGCGATGCTGTTCGTCGGTGACGGGCACCGGCCGCCGGACTGGCCCGCGAAGGTCCTGGCCGCCGGTGTACGGGACTCGGCGGTGCACGTGGTGCGGCCGCACGGTCTGACGCTGGAGGAAGTCGGCTACCCCGCCGACGAGTTGCTCGCGGCGCGCAGCAAGGAGGCCAGGAACAAGCGGACGCTGCCGGGTGCGCCCTTCTCGGAGCCGGGGTGCTGCTGA